The proteins below come from a single Necator americanus strain Aroian chromosome V, whole genome shotgun sequence genomic window:
- a CDS encoding hypothetical protein (NECATOR_CHRV.G18295.T2): MSTEIKHARFPKDAQTRREERNRVLTMKYGKQQMMLIRKRMKIENWIDAEVAKLFNGNENNGVDIDVDALLDLDSVPAKRKFVFDNLQRSHCPASMDKITMFLDEMIDQLNTL, encoded by the exons ATGTCCACCGAAATCAAGCACGCCAGATTCCCAAAAGATGCGCAAACAAGACGG GAAGAGCGCAATCGAGTACTAACGATGAAGTACGGTAAACAGCAAATGATGTTGATTCGCAAAAGGATGAAG ATTGAAAACTGGATTGATGCTGAGGTCGCCAAGCTGTTTAACGGGAATGAGAATAAC GGTGTGGATATCGACGTGGACGCGCTTCTTGACCTTGACAGTGTTCCAGCTAAACgcaaatttgtattt GACAATCTACAGCGAAGCCATTGCCCTGCGTCGATGGACAAGATAACCATGTTTTTGGACGAGATGATCGATCAACTGAATACCCTGTGA
- a CDS encoding hypothetical protein (NECATOR_CHRV.G18295.T1), producing the protein MYRVIFELSSTIIHFKRNGTMSTEIKHARFPKDAQTRREERNRVLTMKYGKQQMMLIRKRMKIENWIDAEVAKLFNGNENNGVDIDVDALLDLDSVPAKRKFVFDNLQRSHCPASMDKITMFLDEMIDQLNTL; encoded by the exons ATGTATCgtgtaatttttgaattatccAGTACAATTATCCACTTCAAAAG AAACGGAACTATGTCCACCGAAATCAAGCACGCCAGATTCCCAAAAGATGCGCAAACAAGACGG GAAGAGCGCAATCGAGTACTAACGATGAAGTACGGTAAACAGCAAATGATGTTGATTCGCAAAAGGATGAAG ATTGAAAACTGGATTGATGCTGAGGTCGCCAAGCTGTTTAACGGGAATGAGAATAAC GGTGTGGATATCGACGTGGACGCGCTTCTTGACCTTGACAGTGTTCCAGCTAAACgcaaatttgtattt GACAATCTACAGCGAAGCCATTGCCCTGCGTCGATGGACAAGATAACCATGTTTTTGGACGAGATGATCGATCAACTGAATACCCTGTGA